The genomic region ATTTTGTTTCAGAATTCATATGGAAACTGAAATCTACATATGAAATGTGTAGAAATTATAGAAAGTTTCCTTAGAAGTTCTAGTAATAGTAAGAAAGGAAAACCTTATAACAGGATCCAAAGGCACACGGATGAAAGACCCGACACAGAGAAACAGAACTATCCCcagtttttattatattctaaAAGCAGATCATGAAACTGGTGGATTTGCTTGAAGCAATGGGGCCACCAAATACCAGCTTCTATCTCCAGCTTTAGCGCGACCGCTTCACTTGGAAGGCGTAGCTGGGTCAACAGGGCCCGCTTGCCTcagttgctgccatatataGCTAGGAAACATTAATAGTAGTTGAATAcaagtttcttttttccctATCAATCGAAGTAAGCaagaaaaatatgaagaaTGGTCTATGTGGGTCCAGAGAGATAAACCTGAAAATAGGTCTCGAGCTTGGCTTTGAGAGTTTCATGCTCCTTTCGCACCTGCTCGAAGGCGGCCTTTGCCCTGCATGACATCACATTCATTTTCGAATTGAAGTCAGTACTGCATGTAAATTATACAAGGGCCTGGATAGATATTTAGCATGACGGAGAGTTTAGGCATTTTTTCAGTTTATCCTTAAAATTAAAGACCGAATATATCTACTAAGTACATGGAGAAAATATAGATGAAAACAGGAACATCACCCTTCCACGTTCCCTTCCTCCAAAAGCGCCATTGTGTTGTTGATCTCATTTCGAACTTTGTTAGCACCAATGCTGCAACAAGTGTCATTATCTATGAGACCAATTTTAATTAAGCTTTTGGCGATCGAACGTCAATAAATTGAAGTCCCCAGCAACATATATAGGTCTTGGAAGTACACCTCAGTGTCACGGAATTTACCTGGCACTGTTGCCCTTAAGCCTATGCAAGATCCTGTCTAGTTTAGTTAAGTCAATCGGGATAGCTTTCCTGTATACATAGATAATCATCACTGTTAATTGTTAacgtcatcatcatcaaaataaaaaaaaaagaggtgaAATTAAATGATCAAAAGGAAATCTAGAAGGGAAAAATAGAGTTCCAGCTCATTGTACTAACATATCCTCCTCAAGAGTAGGTAGCAGTTCAGTCGTCTCCCTGAAGTACAAGGTCACCACCTCCTCTGCAATGCTGGGTTCGTCTTTATCCGATAGCTCCTCCAGTTGAATGAACTGTGTGTCCAAAATCTCCTACAATAACAAAGATTTAAGGTTTTCACTCGATAACGCTGGTGGAGGGAGGAACCTACCGGTTGCTATTTTGCCATTTTTTTCGTCTGCCCACATTCTTAGACGAATTCATGTATCCCAAAATCAAGAAAGTAAGTTCCtttctaaaattaaatcaaataggctccaatgcattttttttacataagagaaattttttacagaaaatgagtttaataTTCCCatgacaaaatcaagaaacttTTACGGTAGTGAAAAATCTATGCACACACACTTATATGAGGCTTATGGTTTTGTCTAATAATAAGAAAAGTGCATGCATGATAACAGGCATACTAAGTCTAAGATATAATTAACAGTCCAATGATTGGGgatatttatatgaatgcAATTTCTTAAGCACAAAAGGTTGATAACAAGATATCTGCTGCAAGATTCAACGATGCACCAATCTGCTAGAATCTCTAAATTTGACATGAATTACAATCCAATCCCTTGTGAAATTGAACATTCAGAGCAAGAAGCAAAAATATAGTATAGAGTTATTTCTGTTTCTCTTGAGGTGATAGGGTGCTCCACTCCATAACTCTTACAGTTTAGAGTCATTCTTTCTACCCTTACTGATCTTGTTCTTGATCAGTTATCTATATCTTTAATacataataaaacaaaaagaagcaaGATAGTAAAATACCAAGATCTGTAATAACAAGAAAACCTGTTATTATTTTCATGGATGCATGTATAGTATTATCATATACATTGACGGTaaaaccttttcttttcttttgcttgaatAAATCAAGGGATTGATAGTAAAACGgaaatcaagaaaataaaccttGTGGTAAAATGGAAGAAAAGTGTCATGTAGTCGATCATGGGGCAGAAATAAGATGCCATGAAATATGCAAAGGTGCTCTAAACCTgaaaatggaagaagaaggaaCTAAACCTCATCAAGGAAGGATTGCCTCATGGCCGCAATTTGTTCACGCAAGCTTCTGTTTTCCATTTCAAGGAAAAACGATTTCTTGACAGCGAGAGATTTCAAGGCAAAGCTACTCTAGTATCCGAAAACGGTTAGCCAAAGCGATGTATATACAACAGAAAAAGTTACTAAGAGCCAACAAATGTGCATGCAGTAACTTCTGAAaagatttataatatttttttttggctaaaCACTTTACGAAATTAATTGATCtggaaaatagaaagaaaaacaatttttcaaccaaaattaaccattttatttttatatttcctTCAATTCTTTATCTCTTGTATTAAATGTCAAAAGTAttagaattaattttttttttttgtgtaacATTCTCCCTTTagtccccccccccccccccNAGtacctttcctttcctttcctatgCTCTTGCCATACACCTCTTTTACAGTTGAAGCAAAACCTGATTGGTAAATTTAAAGACTGAAGTCTAAAAATTTATCATGGATCTGTCTTGATGTAGCATCATTTAGAACTACAAAttattaatgataataaataaaatatcacttatatTAGAGTAAGTAATAGTTTATTGGACTTAAAATTTGTGATTATAACAATGTAAATCAAGATTCTGTAAAAATTCTTATAGTCTCGAGTTTATAATGTTATTACTCGATTggcaaaagaaattaaagcaTCATTAGAAAGAACAGTTTTCCCGTTGTACATCTGTATGTAGACACTGAGTGTAAAGTTTTCCTATATATAGGTGTCTTGGAGTAGCACTTGCTGATTTTGAAGTACTTCACAGAAGCCACCGTTGCTGCTACAAGAATCTTTGCTAGGATTGACCGGACTCCGGAAATTGACAGTGAGGACACAAAGGGCATTGTGTTAGACACAATTCGAGGCGAGATAGAATTTGATCATGTCAAATCCATATATCCTTCTAGTCCTGATTCCGTATTTCAGCCTCAAAGTTGAAGCAGGCAAAACTGTGGCTCTTGTTGGTGCCAGTGGAAGCGGTGAATCCCCGGCAATTGCAGTGGTGCAACGTTTTTTTATGATGCA from Theobroma cacao cultivar B97-61/B2 chromosome 9, Criollo_cocoa_genome_V2, whole genome shotgun sequence harbors:
- the LOC18588520 gene encoding pseudo histidine-containing phosphotransfer protein 2; amino-acid sequence: MENRSLREQIAAMRQSFLDEEILDTQFIQLEELSDKDEPSIAEEVVTLYFRETTELLPTLEEDMKAIPIDLTKLDRILHRLKGNSASIGANKVRNEINNTMALLEEGNVEGAKAAFEQVRKEHETLKAKLETYFQVYLSGPT